The proteins below are encoded in one region of Deinococcus metalli:
- a CDS encoding (2Fe-2S) ferredoxin domain-containing protein — protein sequence MAPLYFKTSGHLLVCTGPNCTARGSGLLYRALWNHLERHSLAYYKRGGSLRLTESGCLGSCSFGPSMCVYRQRAGGLEEGWYAAVDVPLAARIAQAVHEGTDLPQEHKYGPT from the coding sequence GTGGCGCCCCTGTACTTCAAGACCTCCGGACACCTGCTGGTGTGCACCGGCCCGAACTGCACCGCGCGCGGCTCGGGGCTGCTGTACCGGGCGCTGTGGAACCACCTGGAGCGGCACTCGCTGGCGTACTACAAGCGCGGCGGCTCGCTGCGCCTGACCGAGAGCGGCTGCCTGGGCTCGTGCAGCTTCGGTCCCAGCATGTGCGTGTACCGCCAGCGGGCGGGCGGCCTGGAGGAAGGCTGGTACGCCGCCGTGGACGTTCCCCTCGCCGCCCGGATCGCCCAGGCCGTCCACGAGGGAACAGACCTGCCCCAGGAGCACAAGTACGGACCGACGTGA
- a CDS encoding ABC transporter ATP-binding protein → MPAALEAANLHVRAGDHPAVRGVSAAFAAGQFTAVIGPNGAGKSTLLRALLGLTAIHAGEVRVDGRPLTTLTRAERARDLAFLAQGEPLPDSARVRDVVALGRGAGAWRWGLIPTRPWTQEDEDAVKTALERTDTRQFAGRRVSELSGGERQRVGLARALVAGPRYLLLDEPTNHLDLAYALELVRHLRCEVAGGLGVVAVLHDLNLAARADRIVLLHRGQVLAAGAPDTVLTPAHLHAAYGVRTRVVHDADRLLVIPED, encoded by the coding sequence ATGCCTGCCGCGCTGGAGGCCGCGAACCTGCACGTCCGCGCGGGTGACCACCCGGCGGTGCGGGGCGTGAGCGCGGCCTTCGCGGCTGGGCAGTTCACCGCCGTGATCGGCCCCAACGGCGCGGGCAAGAGTACCCTGCTGCGCGCGCTGCTGGGCCTGACGGCCATCCATGCCGGCGAGGTGCGGGTGGACGGCCGGCCGCTGACCACCCTGACCCGCGCCGAGCGGGCCCGCGACCTCGCGTTCCTCGCGCAGGGCGAGCCGCTGCCCGACAGCGCCCGCGTGCGCGACGTGGTCGCCCTGGGGCGCGGCGCGGGCGCGTGGCGCTGGGGCCTGATTCCCACCCGCCCGTGGACGCAGGAGGACGAGGACGCCGTCAAGACCGCGCTGGAGCGCACCGACACCCGGCAGTTCGCGGGTCGCCGCGTCTCCGAGCTCTCGGGCGGAGAACGCCAGCGGGTCGGGCTGGCCCGCGCGCTGGTGGCGGGACCTCGCTACCTGCTGCTGGACGAGCCCACCAACCACCTCGACCTCGCCTACGCGCTGGAACTGGTCCGGCACCTGCGCTGCGAGGTCGCGGGCGGACTGGGCGTGGTCGCGGTGCTGCACGACCTGAACCTCGCGGCGCGCGCGGACCGGATCGTGCTGCTGCACCGCGGGCAGGTGCTCGCCGCCGGCGCTCCGGACACCGTGCTCACGCCCGCGCACCTGCACGCGGCGTACGGCGTCCGCACGAGGGTGGTGCACGACGCAGACCGTCTGCTCGTGATCCCGGAGGATTGA
- a CDS encoding FecCD family ABC transporter permease produces the protein MSTGTPSGAAQRLRRGARRWPRTLGLALLLVVAVILGTGLGSVTIAPGDVLGALWRGVSGQELAGSDVIVWSIRLPRVVMGVLVGAALSMCGASFQGVFRNPLADPYLLGVASGSALGATVAIVLDWPRAAIPVAALVCALGAVALTLILAREGRRFPPTRLILSGVVVGSVLSAASTALILRGQDRARLVLAYTLGDLGFSGWRDVLTVLPYVALGGAALLLLARALDTLQLGDLTARSLGVPVERLRLLVVVAASVATAGAVAYVGIIGFVGLIVPHIARLAFGAGHRTLLLTSAVLGGAGLVLADLLARTTALSQVGIVTTLLGGPFFLYLLRRQRE, from the coding sequence ATGAGCACCGGCACCCCGTCCGGCGCCGCGCAGCGCCTCCGGCGTGGGGCGCGGCGCTGGCCACGCACGCTGGGGCTGGCGCTGCTGCTGGTGGTCGCCGTGATCCTGGGCACCGGGCTGGGCAGCGTGACCATCGCGCCCGGCGACGTGCTGGGCGCCCTGTGGCGCGGCGTGAGCGGGCAGGAGCTGGCGGGCAGCGACGTGATCGTGTGGTCGATCCGCCTGCCGCGCGTGGTGATGGGCGTGCTGGTGGGCGCGGCGCTGTCGATGTGCGGCGCCAGCTTCCAGGGCGTGTTCCGCAACCCGCTGGCCGACCCGTACCTGCTGGGCGTGGCGAGCGGCAGCGCGCTGGGCGCGACCGTGGCCATCGTGCTGGACTGGCCGCGCGCCGCGATTCCCGTGGCGGCGCTGGTGTGCGCGCTGGGCGCGGTGGCCCTCACCCTGATCCTGGCGCGCGAGGGCCGGCGTTTTCCGCCCACCCGGCTGATCCTGTCAGGCGTGGTGGTGGGCAGCGTCCTGAGCGCGGCCAGCACGGCCCTGATCCTGCGCGGGCAGGACCGGGCGCGGCTGGTGCTGGCGTACACGCTGGGCGACCTGGGGTTCTCCGGGTGGCGGGACGTGCTGACGGTGCTGCCGTACGTGGCGCTTGGCGGCGCGGCGCTGCTGCTGCTGGCGCGCGCGCTGGACACGCTGCAACTCGGTGACCTGACCGCCCGCTCGCTGGGCGTGCCGGTCGAGCGGCTGCGGCTGCTGGTCGTGGTAGCCGCGAGCGTCGCCACGGCGGGCGCGGTCGCGTACGTGGGCATCATCGGCTTCGTGGGCCTGATCGTGCCGCACATCGCGCGGCTGGCCTTCGGGGCGGGGCACCGCACGCTGCTGCTCACGTCCGCCGTGCTGGGCGGCGCGGGGCTGGTACTGGCGGACCTGCTGGCGCGCACCACGGCGCTGTCGCAGGTGGGCATCGTGACCACGCTGCTGGGCGGCCCCTTCTTCCTGTACCTGCTGCGGAGGCAGCGTGAGTGA
- a CDS encoding ABC transporter substrate-binding protein, with product MKILTLTTTLALAGTAAAATYPLTLTDDLNRKVTVKAEPMRIISMVPSTSETLCALNVCDRLVGVDAYSDFPAQLSKVPKMGDLYTPNIEAMVAAKPDLVLVSKYGKVSESLAQAGITVFALNPETYDEVFSKLLTLGKLVNREAAAKALVTTMARDIAKTEVLTRAAVTKPTAYFEIDPTPYSIGPKSFMGVLLTKAGARNIIPESMGDFPKVDPEFIVKANPQLMLGLDAKTAAARPGWANLSAVKAGRVISLPAELSSSLSRPGPRLPAALRSLARLIHPELFR from the coding sequence ATGAAGATCCTGACCCTGACGACCACCCTGGCGCTGGCGGGCACCGCCGCCGCGGCCACCTACCCCCTGACCCTGACGGACGACCTGAACCGCAAGGTGACCGTGAAGGCCGAGCCCATGCGGATCATCTCGATGGTGCCGAGCACCAGTGAGACGCTGTGCGCGCTGAACGTCTGCGACCGGCTGGTCGGCGTGGACGCGTACAGCGACTTCCCGGCGCAGCTGAGCAAGGTGCCCAAGATGGGCGACCTGTACACGCCGAACATCGAGGCGATGGTGGCGGCCAAGCCCGATCTGGTGCTGGTCAGCAAGTACGGCAAGGTGAGCGAGTCGCTGGCGCAGGCGGGCATCACGGTGTTCGCCCTGAACCCCGAGACCTACGACGAGGTCTTCAGCAAGCTCCTGACCCTGGGCAAGCTGGTAAACCGCGAGGCCGCCGCGAAGGCCCTGGTGACGACCATGGCCCGGGATATCGCCAAGACCGAGGTGCTCACGCGCGCCGCCGTGACCAAGCCCACCGCGTACTTCGAGATCGACCCGACGCCGTACTCGATTGGCCCCAAGTCCTTCATGGGCGTGCTGCTGACCAAGGCGGGCGCGCGGAACATCATTCCCGAGAGCATGGGCGACTTCCCGAAGGTCGATCCGGAGTTCATCGTGAAGGCCAACCCGCAGCTGATGCTGGGCCTGGACGCGAAGACGGCCGCCGCGCGCCCCGGCTGGGCGAACCTGAGTGCCGTGAAGGCCGGGCGCGTGATCTCGCTGCCCGCCGAGCTGAGCAGCAGCCTGTCGCGCCCCGGCCCCCGGCTGCCCGCCGCGCTGCGGTCGCTGGCGCGGCTGATCCACCCGGAACTGTTCCGGTAA